In a genomic window of Glaciimonas sp. PCH181:
- a CDS encoding LysR substrate-binding domain-containing protein — MATRLPPVHALSAFEAAARHNSFALAADELCITPSALSHRIRLLEDFVGERLFSRDGRTVNLSEFGRRYLDVVRNALRTLIEFPMPHRGAQAQPRIKITVPPTFARHLLIPYLGSFIAEYPDIVVEIFMSVPLYDLSLSESDVEVRFGAGKYPNTTTEKLFEEPAFAVATPGYLSQIGGIKTPAELRKATLLRSALEPWQPWFEAAGLDWPEPSSGLRADDLGLLLELIRNGYGVGLTRKHFAQKMIADGELVQLFDISLTSPPHAYYLVYEQKPYERPEVTIFIAWMKKTFNKL; from the coding sequence ATCGCGACGCGATTACCACCGGTGCATGCGCTTTCCGCATTTGAGGCGGCGGCCCGGCATAACTCTTTTGCACTTGCTGCAGACGAGTTATGTATCACGCCGTCGGCGTTGTCGCACCGGATTCGTCTGTTGGAGGATTTTGTCGGTGAACGCCTTTTCAGCCGAGATGGCCGTACCGTCAACTTGTCAGAGTTTGGTCGTCGTTATCTGGATGTGGTGCGTAACGCATTGCGTACTTTGATTGAATTTCCGATGCCGCATCGTGGCGCACAAGCGCAGCCGCGTATCAAAATAACGGTGCCGCCCACTTTTGCGCGACATTTGCTGATTCCCTATCTTGGTAGCTTTATCGCCGAATATCCGGACATTGTGGTCGAGATATTTATGTCGGTGCCGCTGTACGATCTAAGCCTGTCCGAAAGCGACGTTGAAGTCCGCTTTGGTGCAGGAAAGTATCCCAATACCACCACCGAAAAACTATTTGAAGAGCCTGCGTTCGCCGTTGCCACGCCGGGTTATCTGAGTCAGATTGGCGGTATAAAAACACCGGCAGAGTTGCGCAAAGCGACGTTATTGCGCTCGGCACTAGAGCCGTGGCAGCCGTGGTTTGAGGCCGCTGGTCTGGATTGGCCGGAGCCATCGTCGGGTTTGCGGGCCGATGATCTGGGTTTGCTGCTTGAGTTAATTCGAAATGGCTACGGCGTAGGTCTGACGCGCAAACATTTCGCCCAAAAAATGATCGCCGATGGTGAGCTGGTACAGCTATTCGATATCAGTCTGACTTCGCCGCCGCATGCTTACTATCTGGTCTACGAACAAAAGCCCTACGAACGTCCGGAAGTGACGATTTTTATTGCCTGGATGAAAAAAACCTTTAACAAGCTTTAG
- a CDS encoding FAD-binding oxidoreductase → MNHIVNMATLKKPLPEALLDALKSLFGDRLSTTQAMREHHGSDESSYDPMLPDAVVFAESTEEVAATVKLCSDFQIPVIPYGSGTSLEGHILALQGGISIDLSRMNRLLAVHPEDMTATVQAGVTRKQINHEIKDSGLFFPIDPGADASLGGMAATRASGTNAVRYGTMRENTLALTVVTSDGRIIKTGTRAKKSSAGYDLTRIFVGSEGTLGIITEVTVRLYPQPEAISAAVCSFDSIADAVNAVIQIIQLGVPIARVEFLDENSVKAINANAKLGLPEKPLLLFEFHGSDNGVKEQAEVVQAVVDEHHATGFEWATQPEDRSRLWAARHNAYFSLLQLRPGARAISTDCCVPISRLAECMLTTKADCDAHGIIYSILGHVGDGNFHVQMLVDPDNQDEIACAEGVNARMVALAISMDGTCTGEHGVGLHKMDFLIAEHGAGAIETMRALKHAFDPKNIMNPGKIIRW, encoded by the coding sequence ATGAATCATATAGTTAATATGGCTACCTTAAAAAAGCCGCTGCCTGAAGCCTTGCTGGATGCGCTGAAGTCGTTATTCGGCGATCGTTTATCTACTACGCAGGCTATGCGTGAGCATCATGGTAGTGACGAATCTTCTTACGATCCTATGCTGCCCGATGCGGTGGTTTTTGCTGAATCTACTGAAGAAGTTGCGGCTACTGTCAAGCTTTGCAGCGACTTCCAAATACCTGTTATTCCTTATGGTTCGGGGACATCTCTTGAGGGCCATATATTGGCGCTGCAAGGCGGTATTTCGATCGATTTGTCGCGTATGAATCGGTTGCTGGCGGTGCATCCGGAGGATATGACTGCTACTGTACAAGCCGGTGTGACGCGCAAGCAGATCAATCATGAGATCAAGGATAGCGGCTTGTTTTTCCCGATCGATCCGGGTGCTGATGCATCGTTGGGCGGAATGGCGGCGACGCGGGCCTCGGGCACCAATGCGGTGCGTTACGGAACGATGCGTGAGAACACGCTGGCGCTGACCGTGGTGACTTCCGACGGTCGGATTATCAAGACTGGCACGCGGGCTAAAAAATCTTCGGCTGGTTACGATCTGACGCGTATTTTTGTTGGTAGTGAAGGGACGCTCGGGATTATTACCGAAGTGACTGTGCGGCTTTATCCGCAGCCCGAGGCTATTTCTGCTGCGGTTTGTTCATTCGATAGTATTGCCGATGCGGTCAACGCGGTGATTCAGATTATTCAGCTGGGTGTGCCGATTGCGCGCGTTGAGTTTCTCGATGAAAACAGCGTCAAGGCGATTAATGCTAACGCTAAGTTGGGTTTGCCGGAAAAGCCGCTATTGCTGTTTGAATTCCACGGTAGCGATAACGGCGTGAAGGAACAGGCAGAAGTGGTGCAGGCGGTGGTCGATGAACATCATGCGACCGGCTTTGAATGGGCCACGCAGCCCGAAGATCGGTCTCGTTTATGGGCGGCACGGCATAATGCTTATTTCTCCTTGCTGCAGTTGCGTCCCGGTGCTCGTGCTATTTCTACTGACTGCTGTGTGCCCATCTCACGCCTTGCCGAGTGTATGCTGACGACCAAGGCCGATTGCGATGCGCATGGCATTATTTATTCGATTCTTGGGCACGTTGGCGATGGTAATTTCCACGTGCAAATGCTGGTCGATCCAGATAATCAGGATGAAATTGCTTGTGCTGAGGGTGTTAATGCACGGATGGTGGCGCTGGCGATTTCGATGGATGGGACTTGCACCGGCGAGCACGGCGTCGGTTTGCACAAAATGGATTTTCTGATTGCTGAGCATGGCGCTGGCGCGATTGAAACCATGCGTGCGTTGAAGCACGCTTTTGATCCAAAAAACATCATGAATCCAGGAAAAATCATCCGTTGGTAA
- a CDS encoding cob(I)yrinic acid a,c-diamide adenosyltransferase, whose protein sequence is MGNRLSKIATRTGDNGSTGLGDGSRTEKDSLRIHAIGDVDELNSHLGVLLCEELPASLREDLLTIQHDLFDLGGELCIPGYVLINEAQVARLDTLLEKYNTDLPPLKEFILPGGARTAALTHVCRTVCRRAERSIISLGKTETVNVPVRQYVNRLSDLLFVLSRVLNRLDGGSDVLWKNSRRTDV, encoded by the coding sequence ATGGGCAACCGACTCTCAAAAATAGCCACCCGCACCGGCGACAACGGCAGCACCGGCCTGGGCGACGGCAGCCGCACCGAAAAAGACAGCCTGCGCATCCACGCAATCGGCGACGTAGACGAATTAAACTCCCACCTGGGAGTGTTGCTATGCGAGGAGCTACCAGCATCGTTACGAGAAGACTTGCTAACAATCCAGCATGATTTATTCGACCTGGGCGGCGAATTATGCATCCCCGGCTACGTACTAATCAACGAAGCCCAAGTAGCCCGGCTAGACACACTACTAGAAAAATACAACACCGACCTGCCGCCACTAAAAGAATTCATCCTACCCGGCGGCGCCCGCACCGCAGCGCTGACCCACGTCTGCCGAACAGTATGCCGCCGCGCCGAACGCAGCATCATCTCCCTAGGCAAAACCGAAACCGTGAACGTCCCCGTAAGACAATACGTCAACCGGCTATCAGACTTGTTATTCGTCTTATCGCGGGTACTAAATAGATTAGACGGCGGCAGCGACGTACTCTGGAAAAACAGCCGACGCACCGACGTGTAA